From the Senegalimassilia faecalis genome, one window contains:
- a CDS encoding response regulator transcription factor — MIYYLEDDTNIRDLTVYALRQTGLDAVGFANARDFFAACRETLPELVLLDIMLPEIDGLEVLRRLRENPATKTLPIMMLTAKGTEFDKVTGLDSGADDYLAKPFGMMELVSRVNALLRRAATPTVAPGNDLVCGPVELHVLAHTVAAGGSPVELTLKEFDLLRALMQNEGRVLSRGQLLEDVWGMTFVGETRTVDVHIQTLRQKLSAACPGADGLIKTVRGVGYCIKRSE; from the coding sequence ATGATTTACTATCTAGAAGACGATACCAATATTCGCGACCTGACGGTGTATGCGTTGCGTCAGACGGGGCTTGATGCCGTGGGGTTCGCTAATGCGCGCGATTTCTTCGCCGCTTGCCGTGAAACGCTGCCTGAGCTGGTGCTGCTTGACATCATGCTGCCCGAAATCGACGGCCTTGAGGTGCTGCGCCGCCTGCGTGAAAATCCCGCAACCAAAACGCTGCCCATCATGATGCTTACGGCGAAGGGCACCGAATTCGACAAGGTGACGGGGCTCGACTCGGGCGCCGACGATTACCTGGCGAAGCCGTTCGGCATGATGGAGCTGGTCAGCCGCGTGAACGCGCTGCTGCGTCGCGCGGCAACGCCGACGGTTGCCCCGGGCAACGACTTGGTGTGCGGCCCCGTTGAGCTGCACGTGCTGGCTCACACCGTTGCAGCCGGCGGTTCGCCTGTCGAGTTGACGCTGAAGGAGTTCGACCTGCTGCGCGCGCTGATGCAGAACGAGGGGCGCGTGCTTTCGCGCGGCCAGCTGCTTGAGGACGTGTGGGGCATGACGTTCGTGGGCGAAACGCGCACGGTCGATGTGCACATTCAAACGCTGCGTCAGAAGCTCTCCGCCGCCTGCCCCGGCGCCGACGGACTCATCAAAACGGTGCGCGGCGTGGGCTATTGCATCAAGCGTTCTGAATAG
- a CDS encoding sensor histidine kinase, whose amino-acid sequence MGPSSERLRSLSGRIFTSVLVFTLGIVLVFAVALTSIFYYSYECDAEQALSEAASRAASYLDDAPASDVTTLLSQQFSGVTRYTLISENGLVLYDSQANADQMDNHASRPEVSQAARTGGAVSMRYSDTLGTDTVYAAEKLSDGRIVRLSETRHSLFAFLGEMLLPVAVALVVAAGLVFLLSRILTKHIMKPIDALDMAEPLENEIYEEMVPLLQRIDDQQTLLKKQNKELAEAESMRRDFSSNVSHEMKTPLQVISGYAELMKNDMVLPGDRQKFAGLIYDEAQAMRGLINDVLTLSKLDESAFTREDLPINVRGVADRMDDRLSSFASDRDVSVKVEGDSAFIRGSETLAEEMLYNLIENGIRYNREGGTVSVRVSRRPAQAVDVVAFREEGAEGVIRELVEVRVSDTGPGVPENMREKIFERFFRLDKSRSKETGGTGLGLAIVKHAVQYHHGVIAVEGKLGEGTTFVLMFPGA is encoded by the coding sequence ATGGGACCTTCAAGCGAGCGCCTCAGGAGTCTTTCGGGGCGCATCTTCACAAGCGTGCTCGTGTTCACGCTTGGCATCGTGCTGGTGTTCGCCGTGGCCTTGACCAGCATCTTCTACTACTCGTACGAGTGCGATGCCGAGCAGGCGCTGTCCGAGGCGGCTTCGCGCGCGGCGTCGTATCTTGACGACGCCCCTGCCTCCGACGTTACCACGTTGCTTTCCCAGCAGTTCAGCGGGGTGACGCGCTACACGCTTATCAGCGAAAACGGGCTGGTGCTCTACGATAGCCAGGCAAACGCCGATCAAATGGACAACCATGCGTCGCGCCCTGAGGTTAGCCAGGCCGCCCGCACGGGCGGGGCGGTAAGCATGCGCTATTCTGACACGCTTGGCACCGACACGGTATATGCCGCCGAAAAGCTGTCCGACGGCCGCATCGTGCGCCTTTCGGAAACGCGTCACTCGCTGTTCGCGTTCTTGGGCGAAATGCTCTTGCCCGTTGCGGTGGCGTTGGTCGTGGCTGCCGGCCTGGTGTTTCTGCTTTCGCGCATCCTGACGAAGCACATCATGAAGCCCATCGATGCGCTTGACATGGCCGAGCCGCTTGAGAACGAGATTTACGAGGAAATGGTGCCGCTGCTGCAGCGCATCGACGATCAGCAAACGCTGCTCAAGAAGCAGAACAAAGAGCTTGCCGAGGCCGAATCGATGCGCCGCGACTTCTCCAGCAACGTCAGCCACGAAATGAAAACGCCGCTGCAGGTCATTTCGGGATACGCCGAGCTCATGAAGAACGACATGGTGCTGCCGGGCGATCGCCAGAAGTTCGCGGGCCTTATCTACGACGAGGCCCAGGCGATGCGCGGGCTTATCAACGACGTGCTGACGCTGTCGAAGCTCGACGAAAGCGCGTTCACGCGCGAGGACCTTCCCATCAATGTGCGCGGCGTGGCCGACCGCATGGACGACCGGCTGTCCTCGTTCGCCTCTGACCGGGATGTTTCCGTCAAGGTGGAAGGCGATTCCGCGTTCATCCGCGGCAGCGAGACGCTGGCCGAGGAGATGTTGTACAACCTTATCGAAAACGGCATCCGCTACAACCGCGAAGGCGGCACGGTAAGCGTGCGCGTGTCGCGCCGGCCCGCCCAGGCTGTCGATGTCGTGGCGTTTCGCGAAGAGGGTGCGGAGGGCGTCATCCGCGAATTGGTGGAAGTGCGCGTGTCCGATACGGGGCCAGGTGTTCCGGAGAATATGCGCGAGAAGATTTTCGAGCGCTTCTTCCGCCTGGATAAAAGTCGTTCGAAGGAAACGGGCGGCACGGGCCTTGGCCTGGCCATCGTGAAGCATGCCGTGCAGTATCACCATGGTGTGATTGCCGTTGAGGGCAAGCTTGGCGAGGGAACCACGTTCGTTTTGATGTTCCCCGGCGCGTAG
- a CDS encoding DUF948 domain-containing protein has product MEFGEVMGMVLPVVYVVVGIALIWFVVELVVTVRKTRATVDEMKQQLDPTLESVQRITKSLEPVADKVDPLVDRVSLTVDAANLEIMRLDQILEDVGEITDSASNAVGAVETVTNAPMEIMNNVTSKVRDKLKTKRASDESVALGEAKAKAQAAALAGAADAAADKAGKQEDAPASEAAAQAKELTDEGPAYFTYGQEGGKAE; this is encoded by the coding sequence GTGGAATTCGGCGAGGTTATGGGCATGGTGCTGCCCGTCGTGTACGTGGTGGTCGGCATCGCTTTGATTTGGTTCGTGGTCGAGCTGGTTGTGACGGTGCGTAAAACCCGCGCAACAGTCGACGAGATGAAGCAGCAGCTGGACCCTACGCTTGAAAGCGTGCAGCGCATCACGAAGTCGCTTGAACCCGTGGCTGACAAAGTCGACCCGCTTGTCGACCGCGTGTCTTTGACCGTGGACGCGGCGAATCTGGAAATCATGCGCCTTGATCAAATTCTGGAAGACGTCGGCGAAATTACTGATTCCGCCTCTAATGCGGTCGGTGCGGTTGAAACCGTTACGAACGCCCCTATGGAAATCATGAACAACGTCACGTCGAAGGTACGTGACAAGCTGAAGACGAAGCGCGCAAGCGACGAATCCGTTGCTTTGGGCGAAGCGAAGGCGAAAGCGCAGGCCGCGGCTTTGGCCGGCGCCGCCGATGCAGCTGCGGACAAAGCGGGCAAGCAAGAAGATGCGCCTGCAAGCGAAGCCGCTGCTCAGGCAAAAGAGCTTACGGATGAAGGCCCTGCCTATTTCACGTACGGTCAAGAGGGCGGCAAAGCCGAATAG
- a CDS encoding phosphate ABC transporter substrate-binding protein PstS family protein, whose protein sequence is MQGSYISRRRFIGIAGMSALAVAGFGLTGCGSSNSSTDTTSAGTSGASAEKKALAGTITAVGSTALQPLCEAAAEQFMQENPGVQITVQGGGSGQGITQITQGAVQIGNSDVFAESKVKDSSDLTKITDNKVCIVGMGPIVNSDVTIDDIKLDDLKKIFMGEITNWSEVGGADEPITVINRASGSGTRATFEDAVLAGDKVPDSFKPQEQDSSGTAAKMVASTPGAISYVAFSYYDSSFKALKVDGVEPNEKNVEDNSWKIWSYEHMYVSTSADEATKAFIEYMMGDEVQGGLVEQQGYIPMSGMKVEKDASGKVSNK, encoded by the coding sequence ATGCAGGGTTCCTATATCAGCCGCCGTCGCTTCATCGGCATCGCCGGCATGTCCGCATTGGCAGTCGCCGGTTTCGGCCTGACGGGTTGCGGTAGCTCCAACAGCTCCACGGACACCACGTCCGCGGGCACGTCCGGGGCTTCGGCTGAGAAGAAGGCGCTCGCGGGCACCATCACGGCAGTGGGTTCCACCGCGCTGCAGCCGCTGTGCGAGGCCGCGGCCGAGCAGTTCATGCAGGAAAACCCCGGCGTGCAGATTACCGTTCAGGGCGGCGGTTCCGGCCAGGGCATCACGCAGATTACGCAGGGCGCCGTGCAGATCGGCAACTCCGACGTGTTCGCCGAGTCGAAGGTGAAGGATTCCTCCGACCTGACCAAGATCACCGACAACAAGGTGTGCATCGTGGGCATGGGCCCCATCGTGAACTCCGACGTCACCATCGACGACATCAAGCTTGACGACCTCAAGAAGATCTTCATGGGCGAGATCACCAACTGGAGCGAGGTCGGCGGCGCTGACGAGCCGATCACCGTCATCAACCGCGCTTCCGGCTCCGGCACGCGCGCCACGTTCGAGGACGCCGTGCTTGCCGGCGACAAGGTGCCGGACTCCTTCAAGCCGCAGGAGCAGGATTCCTCGGGCACGGCCGCCAAGATGGTTGCCAGCACGCCCGGCGCCATCTCCTACGTGGCGTTCTCCTACTACGACAGCAGCTTCAAGGCGCTGAAGGTCGACGGTGTGGAACCGAACGAGAAGAACGTCGAGGACAACTCCTGGAAGATCTGGTCCTACGAGCACATGTACGTCTCCACGTCTGCCGACGAGGCCACGAAGGCCTTCATCGAGTACATGATGGGCGACGAAGTGCAGGGCGGCCTGGTGGAGCAGCAGGGCTACATCCCCATGTCCGGCATGAAGGTGGAGAAGGACGCTTCCGGCAAGGTCTCCAACAAGTAG
- the pstB gene encoding phosphate ABC transporter ATP-binding protein PstB has protein sequence MTNIEQGSEAVSPAQASGVDAEPMISIRDFNLWYDDFQTLKNITLDIPKNRATAFIGPSGCGKSTLLRTFNRMCDFVPTVRCEGSIKLAGTDIFAGDANALRVRVGMVFQHPNPFPMSIRDNILYGPRRMGKLGRSEADELVERCLIDAGLFDEVKDKLGQSGLGLSGGQQQRLCIARALATKPEVLLMDEPTSALDPLSTALIEELMVQLARERTVVVVTHNMQQATRVADKTAFFYLGELIEAGPTKQLFGNPRQQKTRDYLTGRFS, from the coding sequence ATGACGAATATCGAACAAGGAAGCGAAGCGGTAAGCCCGGCGCAGGCGTCTGGCGTAGACGCGGAGCCCATGATTTCCATTCGCGATTTCAATCTGTGGTACGACGATTTCCAGACGCTGAAAAACATCACGCTCGACATCCCGAAAAACCGTGCTACGGCCTTCATCGGGCCTTCGGGCTGCGGCAAGTCCACATTGCTGCGCACGTTCAACCGCATGTGCGACTTCGTGCCCACGGTGCGCTGCGAAGGCTCCATCAAGCTGGCGGGAACCGACATTTTCGCCGGCGATGCCAACGCGCTGCGCGTGCGGGTGGGCATGGTGTTCCAGCACCCCAACCCGTTCCCTATGAGCATTCGCGACAACATCCTGTACGGCCCGCGTCGCATGGGCAAACTCGGGCGTTCCGAAGCCGATGAGCTGGTGGAACGCTGCCTTATCGACGCCGGGCTGTTCGATGAGGTCAAAGACAAGCTGGGGCAATCGGGCCTGGGGCTTTCCGGCGGCCAGCAGCAGCGCCTGTGCATTGCGCGCGCTTTGGCCACCAAGCCCGAGGTGCTGCTGATGGACGAACCCACCAGCGCGCTCGACCCGCTGTCTACGGCGCTTATCGAGGAGCTGATGGTGCAGTTGGCGCGCGAGCGCACCGTGGTGGTGGTTACGCACAATATGCAGCAGGCCACGCGCGTGGCCGACAAGACGGCGTTTTTCTACCTGGGCGAGCTTATCGAGGCCGGCCCCACGAAGCAGCTGTTCGGCAACCCACGGCAGCAGAAAACGAGAGACTACCTGACAGGAAGGTTCAGCTGA
- a CDS encoding AI-2E family transporter, translating to MSDNADLRMEKTKRWFLVVWTCVGGILLTGVFVYLINILSVPVAILLWTVVIVFCLRGTVNKLESKGVPRIAGTAIAYVLMVVVLVLVFFLMFSPAFGFGDQFRDLLQSIPGYINDLMSLANGVYAQYSDVFQNDSVQKYLNDALSALGSAASDVARQSATGMVAFGTGLVNTCMAIGFALVIAFWILIELPALGRETMRLAGPNRAETMTMLHVTFTRVMGGYIKGTLIQCGIIGLGCGILFAILDIPNYAALGVIAGILNIIPIVGPWLGGALAAIVGVFVSPWIAVAALVGTIVIQQVVYTFVSPKIMASSVDIHPALTLIALMAGSAIGGAMSGFTGSLVGMLASIPAVAVMKSVFVYYFEKHTGRQLVAEDGVFFQGTPKSDGTLDPIADATSPHPDISAAIERVKVDGGKGPFGKRKG from the coding sequence GTGTCGGACAACGCGGATCTTCGCATGGAGAAGACCAAGCGCTGGTTTTTGGTGGTGTGGACGTGCGTGGGCGGCATCTTGCTCACCGGCGTTTTCGTGTACCTCATCAACATCTTAAGCGTTCCGGTTGCCATCCTTCTTTGGACGGTCGTCATTGTGTTTTGTCTGCGCGGCACGGTGAACAAGCTGGAATCGAAAGGGGTGCCGCGCATAGCGGGAACGGCCATCGCATACGTGCTGATGGTGGTTGTCTTGGTGTTGGTGTTCTTCTTGATGTTCTCGCCGGCGTTCGGCTTCGGTGATCAGTTCAGGGATCTGCTTCAAAGCATCCCTGGATACATCAACGATTTGATGAGCTTAGCGAACGGCGTGTATGCCCAATACTCCGACGTATTTCAGAACGATTCCGTGCAAAAGTATCTCAATGATGCGCTTTCCGCCTTGGGTTCGGCAGCGTCGGATGTTGCGCGTCAAAGCGCTACGGGTATGGTTGCCTTTGGTACTGGCCTGGTGAACACATGCATGGCAATAGGCTTTGCGCTGGTCATTGCGTTTTGGATTCTTATCGAGTTGCCCGCCCTTGGTCGCGAAACCATGCGGCTCGCCGGTCCGAATCGTGCCGAGACTATGACCATGCTGCATGTAACGTTCACGCGTGTCATGGGCGGTTACATCAAGGGCACGCTTATTCAGTGCGGCATCATCGGTTTGGGCTGTGGCATTTTGTTCGCCATTCTTGATATTCCCAACTATGCCGCTCTGGGCGTTATCGCGGGTATCTTGAACATTATTCCCATCGTGGGTCCCTGGCTTGGCGGCGCCTTGGCGGCAATTGTCGGCGTGTTCGTCAGTCCTTGGATTGCGGTGGCGGCGCTGGTGGGCACCATCGTCATCCAACAAGTGGTGTACACGTTCGTTTCGCCGAAGATCATGGCGTCTTCCGTTGATATCCACCCCGCATTGACATTGATTGCCTTGATGGCCGGCAGCGCTATCGGTGGCGCCATGAGCGGCTTCACCGGCTCGCTTGTGGGCATGCTGGCATCTATTCCCGCCGTGGCGGTTATGAAGTCCGTTTTCGTGTATTATTTCGAAAAGCATACCGGGCGTCAGCTGGTGGCGGAAGACGGCGTGTTCTTTCAGGGAACGCCAAAATCCGATGGCACGCTCGACCCCATTGCGGACGCCACATCGCCGCATCCGGATATATCGGCGGCAATAGAGCGCGTGAAGGTCGATGGCGGCAAAGGCCCGTTCGGCAAGCGCAAAGGATAG
- a CDS encoding phosphate signaling complex PhoU family protein → MQTRTKYLEKLEDLSALLGQLGEKSVLDVRAVGRALAGEEQAAEGVAAGDKASRHLRSAIEDRCLDIMLMQQPLVADDLREVTGAFRIVSDLAHIEEMARDVAYLSQQLTPKATSHLSDEFAQATDKVSNMVALAVKAFADADVALAQRVFAMDDAVDDLYDRCEQVIVEMIRGESSGARHLTELLMAAKYFERMGDDAERIAGWAVFRATGEHALHSADTEKD, encoded by the coding sequence ATGCAAACGCGTACGAAATATCTCGAGAAGCTGGAAGACCTCAGCGCGCTTTTGGGGCAGCTCGGCGAGAAGTCGGTGCTTGACGTGCGCGCGGTTGGTCGCGCCTTGGCGGGCGAGGAGCAGGCTGCGGAAGGCGTGGCGGCGGGCGACAAGGCAAGCCGTCATTTGCGTTCGGCCATCGAGGATAGGTGCCTTGACATCATGTTGATGCAGCAGCCGCTGGTGGCCGATGATTTGCGCGAGGTAACGGGTGCGTTCCGCATCGTCAGCGACCTGGCGCATATCGAGGAGATGGCGCGCGATGTGGCGTATCTGTCGCAGCAGCTGACGCCGAAGGCAACCTCGCACCTGTCTGACGAGTTTGCGCAGGCCACGGACAAGGTTTCGAACATGGTGGCCCTGGCGGTGAAGGCGTTTGCGGACGCGGACGTTGCGCTTGCGCAGCGCGTGTTCGCTATGGACGACGCCGTGGACGACCTGTACGATCGCTGTGAGCAGGTGATCGTCGAGATGATTCGCGGCGAAAGCTCGGGTGCGCGCCACCTCACGGAGCTTTTAATGGCGGCGAAGTATTTCGAGCGCATGGGCGACGATGCCGAGCGCATTGCCGGTTGGGCAGTTTTCCGCGCAACGGGCGAGCATGCGTTACACTCTGCAGATACGGAAAAAGACTAG
- the pstA gene encoding phosphate ABC transporter permease PstA — protein sequence MANFDMSAHVRRINRQDRIATGVLTAIVAFVMIMLAAIVLYILVAGVPKLFDINFLTGRPQQFKEGGGIGPELFNSFYLLVLTLLISVPLSLGAAIFLSQYAPDNAVTAVAKTAIETLSSLPSIVVGLFGFLFFVLYMGWGFSVIAGAVALTMFNIPILVRVIQQALEDVPRSQRDAGLAMGLTRWETTIHVLLPAAMPAIVTGVVLSAGRVFGEAAALIFTAGQSAPVLDFTNFDLSSPACPWNVFRPAETLAVHIWKINSEGVVPDLTAISNGTAAVLMVCILAFNILARVVGKYLERRLTSE from the coding sequence GTGGCTAACTTCGATATGTCGGCGCATGTGCGCCGCATCAACCGGCAAGACCGCATTGCCACGGGCGTCCTTACGGCCATTGTGGCGTTCGTCATGATCATGCTGGCCGCCATCGTCCTCTACATCCTGGTGGCTGGCGTGCCGAAGCTGTTCGACATCAACTTTTTGACGGGCCGCCCGCAGCAGTTCAAGGAAGGCGGCGGCATCGGCCCCGAGCTGTTCAACAGCTTCTACCTGCTGGTGCTCACGCTGCTTATCAGCGTGCCGCTGTCGCTGGGCGCGGCAATCTTTCTGTCGCAATACGCGCCCGACAACGCGGTTACCGCGGTGGCGAAAACAGCCATCGAAACGCTTTCGAGCTTGCCGTCCATCGTGGTGGGCCTGTTCGGCTTTCTGTTCTTTGTGCTGTACATGGGCTGGGGTTTCTCCGTCATCGCGGGCGCGGTGGCGCTCACCATGTTCAACATCCCCATCTTGGTGCGCGTTATCCAGCAGGCGCTTGAGGACGTGCCGCGCAGCCAGCGCGACGCCGGCCTGGCCATGGGCCTGACGCGTTGGGAAACCACCATCCACGTGCTGCTTCCCGCCGCCATGCCCGCCATTGTCACGGGCGTGGTGCTGTCGGCTGGTCGCGTGTTCGGCGAGGCCGCGGCGCTGATCTTCACGGCCGGCCAGTCGGCCCCGGTGCTTGACTTCACCAACTTCGACCTTTCAAGCCCCGCTTGCCCGTGGAACGTGTTCCGCCCGGCTGAAACGCTGGCCGTGCACATCTGGAAGATCAACAGCGAAGGCGTGGTGCCCGACCTGACGGCCATCTCGAACGGCACGGCCGCCGTGCTGATGGTGTGCATCCTGGCGTTCAACATTTTGGCGCGCGTTGTCGGCAAGTATCTGGAAAGGAGGCTGACGAGCGAATGA
- a CDS encoding phosphate ABC transporter ATP-binding protein, translating into MTKENELANATAQASASGEALVRTHDLTVSYAGNEALHPTSLSFSAGQVTALIGPSGCGKSTFLRCLNLMNREIPKCKVGGEVLYHGRNINTRKENLFELRKSIGMVFQQPTPFRKSIRDNILFAPKRHGLVRGKDECDVLVEESLRAGALWDEVKDKLDHSAMALSGGQQQRLCIARTLAMHPDVVLFDEPCSALDPISTFVVEETIRSIAEAGICAIIVTHNMEQATRTSDNTAFFYVGDMVETGPTKQLFSQPKDARLQDYLMGRFG; encoded by the coding sequence ATGACGAAGGAAAACGAACTCGCGAACGCTACTGCGCAGGCGTCTGCATCGGGCGAAGCGCTGGTGCGTACGCACGACCTGACCGTGTCCTATGCGGGCAACGAGGCGCTGCATCCCACGTCGCTTTCGTTCTCAGCGGGCCAGGTGACGGCGCTTATCGGGCCTTCGGGTTGCGGCAAGTCCACGTTTCTGCGCTGCTTGAACCTTATGAACCGCGAGATTCCCAAGTGCAAGGTCGGCGGCGAGGTGCTCTACCACGGGCGCAACATCAACACGCGCAAGGAAAACCTGTTCGAGCTGCGTAAATCCATCGGCATGGTATTCCAGCAGCCCACGCCGTTTCGCAAGTCCATCCGCGACAACATCCTGTTCGCGCCGAAGCGCCACGGGCTGGTGCGCGGCAAGGACGAATGCGATGTGCTGGTGGAGGAGAGCCTGCGCGCCGGCGCCTTGTGGGACGAGGTGAAGGACAAGCTCGACCACAGCGCCATGGCGCTTTCCGGCGGCCAGCAGCAGCGCCTGTGCATCGCGCGCACGCTTGCCATGCACCCCGACGTGGTGCTGTTCGACGAACCGTGCAGCGCGCTTGACCCCATCTCCACGTTCGTGGTGGAGGAAACCATCCGCTCCATCGCCGAAGCCGGCATCTGCGCCATCATCGTGACGCACAACATGGAGCAGGCCACGCGCACATCCGACAACACGGCGTTTTTCTACGTGGGCGACATGGTGGAAACCGGCCCCACAAAGCAGCTGTTCAGCCAGCCAAAAGATGCGCGCTTGCAGGATTATCTGATGGGAAGGTTCGGCTGA
- a CDS encoding replication-associated recombination protein A, with protein MDTLFTAMENERKQQVAPLAVRMRPRTLEDVVGQADAVGPGSWLRTAIEQDNVSSVILYGPAGTGKTSIAHVIAETTKAAFVEVSAIGGTVSDLRREIDAAEKRLALNGSRTILFVDEIHRFNRSQQDALLHAVENRVVVLVGATTENPFFEVNSALISRSRVVELHGLSDGDIARLVDRAVADPRGLDGCYTLEPAARSAIVLLAGGDGRASLTTLELAAGMQKPGTRQKPAVITKAQVESATPHRALPYDKNKDMHYDIISAFIKSMRGSDPDAALYWLARMIDGGEDPKYIARRMFIHASEDVGNADPQALLVAEAAFKAAEVIGYPECRINLAQAAVYIALAPKSNAAEAGIDAALAEVRHGPKRDVPDYLRDRHRPGSESYGEYKYPHDYPGGWVDQRYLPQGLERGCFYHPSERGWEAYRVEATARDRARAAHAAAVRAKQQQQQQRPTEGQNPTSE; from the coding sequence ATGGACACATTATTCACGGCAATGGAAAACGAGCGGAAACAGCAGGTCGCGCCGCTGGCGGTGCGCATGCGTCCACGCACGCTTGAAGATGTGGTGGGGCAGGCCGACGCTGTGGGCCCGGGCAGCTGGCTGCGCACGGCCATCGAACAGGACAACGTCAGCTCTGTTATTTTGTACGGCCCTGCCGGAACGGGAAAAACGTCCATTGCACACGTTATCGCGGAAACAACGAAAGCGGCGTTTGTGGAGGTTTCCGCTATCGGCGGCACGGTGTCTGATCTGCGCCGTGAAATCGACGCGGCAGAAAAGCGCTTGGCGCTCAACGGCTCGCGCACCATTTTGTTCGTCGACGAGATCCACCGTTTCAACCGCAGCCAGCAAGATGCACTGCTGCATGCGGTTGAGAACCGCGTGGTGGTGTTGGTGGGCGCTACTACAGAAAACCCGTTTTTCGAAGTGAACTCGGCGCTTATCAGCCGTTCGCGCGTGGTGGAGCTGCACGGGCTTTCCGATGGCGATATCGCGCGTTTGGTCGACCGTGCTGTGGCCGACCCGCGCGGGCTTGACGGCTGCTACACGCTTGAGCCTGCGGCGCGCAGCGCCATCGTGCTTTTGGCGGGCGGGGACGGGCGTGCGTCGCTTACCACGCTTGAGCTTGCGGCGGGCATGCAGAAGCCGGGTACGCGCCAAAAGCCTGCGGTTATCACGAAAGCCCAGGTGGAAAGCGCCACGCCACATCGCGCTTTGCCGTACGACAAGAACAAGGATATGCATTACGATATCATATCCGCGTTTATCAAATCCATGCGCGGTTCCGATCCCGATGCGGCGCTGTACTGGCTTGCCCGCATGATCGACGGCGGGGAAGACCCGAAATACATTGCGCGGCGCATGTTCATCCACGCGTCTGAAGACGTTGGCAACGCCGATCCTCAAGCGCTGCTGGTGGCCGAGGCCGCATTCAAGGCTGCCGAGGTCATCGGGTACCCGGAGTGCCGCATCAACCTGGCGCAAGCGGCGGTGTACATTGCGCTTGCGCCGAAAAGCAACGCCGCGGAAGCTGGCATCGACGCCGCGTTGGCTGAGGTGCGCCATGGGCCGAAACGTGATGTGCCCGACTACCTGCGCGATCGTCATCGTCCGGGCTCGGAAAGCTATGGGGAGTATAAGTACCCGCACGACTATCCAGGTGGCTGGGTTGATCAGCGCTATTTGCCGCAGGGCCTTGAACGTGGATGCTTCTACCATCCGTCCGAAAGGGGCTGGGAGGCGTATCGCGTCGAGGCAACGGCGCGCGACCGCGCTCGGGCGGCGCATGCGGCGGCCGTTCGCGCCAAGCAACAGCAACAACAACAGCGGCCGACCGAAGGGCAAAACCCCACGTCCGAGTGA
- the pstC gene encoding phosphate ABC transporter permease subunit PstC, with the protein MALMAKARVERIGQGVTGACIVLVALLVVTLVAMVAGRGIATFTADGIDLGSFLTGTTWNPHQDDASGMPTVGALPMIAGSFSVTLLSTLFALPIAFGSAIFVVEVAPRFGRKVFQPLVELLVGIPSVVYGLIGLTIIVAAVRGAADAMGQTITGFGIFSSAIVLAVMILPTITSLSIDALAAVPQEYREGSYALGCTRWQTIWNVVLKSAAPSLMTAVILGMTRAFGEALAVQMVIGNAIQMPSGLFTPASTLTSVLTMGMGNEAMGTVYNDVLWSLALLLMAMSLVFILIIHLIGRKGAAKRG; encoded by the coding sequence ATGGCCTTGATGGCGAAGGCACGCGTCGAGCGGATCGGACAAGGCGTCACGGGCGCGTGCATCGTGCTCGTGGCGCTTCTTGTCGTCACGCTTGTCGCCATGGTCGCCGGGCGCGGTATCGCTACGTTTACCGCCGACGGTATCGACCTCGGTTCGTTTTTGACGGGAACCACGTGGAACCCGCATCAGGATGACGCAAGCGGCATGCCCACGGTGGGCGCGCTGCCCATGATCGCGGGCTCGTTTTCCGTCACGCTGCTGTCCACGCTGTTCGCGCTGCCCATCGCGTTCGGCAGCGCCATCTTCGTGGTGGAGGTGGCGCCGCGCTTCGGGCGCAAAGTGTTCCAGCCGCTGGTGGAGCTTCTGGTGGGCATTCCGTCGGTGGTGTACGGCCTTATCGGCCTGACGATCATCGTGGCCGCCGTGCGCGGCGCGGCCGATGCCATGGGCCAGACCATCACCGGCTTCGGCATTTTCTCAAGCGCCATCGTGCTGGCGGTTATGATTCTGCCCACCATCACCAGCCTGTCCATCGACGCGCTGGCTGCGGTGCCGCAGGAATATCGCGAAGGTAGTTACGCGCTTGGTTGCACGCGTTGGCAAACCATTTGGAACGTGGTGCTGAAGTCCGCGGCGCCGTCGCTGATGACGGCGGTGATTTTGGGCATGACGCGCGCGTTCGGCGAGGCGCTGGCCGTGCAAATGGTCATCGGCAACGCCATCCAAATGCCGTCGGGCCTGTTCACGCCCGCATCAACGCTTACCAGCGTGCTGACCATGGGCATGGGCAACGAAGCTATGGGCACGGTGTACAACGACGTGCTGTGGTCGCTGGCGCTGCTGCTGATGGCCATGTCGCTGGTGTTCATCCTCATCATTCACCTTATCGGCCGAAAGGGGGCGGCAAAGCGTGGCTAA